Sequence from the Catenuloplanes indicus genome:
GGTCCGCCAGGACGTGCGGTAGACCAGTTCGATCTTCAAGGTCGACCAGAAGTTCTCCATCAGCGCGTTGTCGTAACTGTCGCCGACCGAGCCCATCGAGGGACGGATTCCGTTGTCCTGCAGGCGTTGTGAGAAGCGGAAGCTCGTATAGTTCGACCCGCGGTCGCTGTGATGTATCAGCTCGCCGTCGCGGACGTCACGCGACCAGATACCGTACTCGAGCGCGGCCAGAATTAGATCGGTGTCGCACCGGTCGGAGGTCTTCCATCCGACGATCCGGCGGGAGAACACGTCGCGGACGGCGGCCAGCCAGAACACGCCCTCGCCGGTCGGGATGCGGGTGGCGTCAGCGACCCAGAGCCGGTTCGGACCATCAGCGGTGAACTGGCGGTTGACCAGATCCGGCGCCGGCGTGTGCCGCGGATCCTGCCGGGTTGAGCCGCCGCGCCAGCCACGCCGCAGGAAGGCCCCGTGCCAGCCCTGCCCGGCCATCAGCCGCTCGACCCGCTTGCGGCCCACCCGGATCCCGTCGCGACGCAGTTGCCGATGCACCCGGTCGGCGCCATAGGTGAACCCGGAGGCTTCCCAGATTTCATAGATGTTGGACAGCAGTCCCAGGTCGACCAGGTCCCGGTCACACGGCTGCTCAGCCTGTTTCACCCACTGCTAGTAGGTCGACTCGGCGATGTCCAGGACCCGTAGCAGGAGCGCGACCGCGAAGCGGTCACGGTGTTCGTCGATGAACCTCATGACCGTCGCCGGGTCGGGCCGAGCTCCGACGCGAAATAACTGCTGGCGGCACGCAGGATCTCGTTGACCCGGCGCAGCTCAGCAACCTCTTCACGCAGCCGGCGGTTCTCCTCGGCCATCTCGGTGGTCGGCCGGTCATGACGTTCGCCCGCGTCAGCCTCGGCTTGACGGATCCAGTTCCTGAGCGCTTCGTGATGCACGTTCAACTGCTCGGCCAGACGCCGGATGGTCGGCTTCGGGTCCGACTCGCGATACAGGCGCACAGCCCGCGCCCGTAGTTCGTCGGGGTACTTCTTCGGTGCGGCCACGGATACTTCCTCCCCATGATCAGTCGATCATGTTTGAGAAGCTCCGCCAAACCGGGGGGAACTCAACGCTGGCGCCGCCAGATGGTCGAACACGGGCGCCGACTGCTCGGCGACGCCATCGACCTGCCCTACCACATGCGCGCCCACCTCAAGCGGATCGACGTCATTCACCTAGTCGAGGAGGAACTGCTCGGCACCGAGGCCAGCCACGAACTCGACCCGCCCCACGCTCGACACCATCCGCGTGACACAGTCGCGATAACCGCCTTTGATGCGGTCAGACCAGAACGCCCCTTTCCGGAGCACCCAAGCCTCTATCATGATGCGCACTGCCTCATGCAGTCCAGCTTCGTCCGACAGCTCGCCGAACCGTCTGGCCAGGCCTTCCCCGAGGCAGTTGCCCGAGAGCTCGGCGAAATATCGAAAAGCTCCTCTCAAGGATTGCGTCGACCACCCGGCCCTTCGCCGCATCCTCAAATCCGGAACAGCCGACTCAGGGGCGCCGCATCGTCATAGAGGTCCGTCATATGACCAGTCAAATCTTCGTGAGGATAGCGCGCAAAGATTGCATAGCCGTCGTCGCCCATTTCCGACAGAAGGCCGAGTCTCTTGCCGCCGACTTCTGGAGACCTGCTGCGGCTCGCCGACGCAGACAGGCCGCGCCTGGCATGTCGCAGCGCACAGTGATCCCGTCCGTGCGCCCACGGCGAAATCCCGGGTCTGCGAAGATCCTACGCGACCACTGTTTTGGCTGGTGAATCCCGGTGCGCCCAGCAGGACTCGAACCTGCGACCGGTGGATTAGAAGTCCACTGCTCTATCCAACTGAGCTATGAGCGCGCGATGTCGACGTGTGCAGGTTACCGCCGGTGCCCGGCCCCGCGCGGGAGGGGGCATGGATCACCGTGCAGGGACATACTAGGTTTTCGAGCGTGCAGGTGACGAGTACGACCTATTTCCCGATCCTGATCTCTGCCCGGGAAGCGGAGTTTCACCCGGATTGGGTGCTGGACCGCTTCATCCCCGGCCTGGCCGTCGGGTACAGCTTCGGCCCGCCGTTCGGCGAGACGATGGTGACCTGGCCGGACCTGGAGAAGATGCGGGTCAGCCGGCGTACGGTCAAGCGGCAGGCCGAGGAGACGCTCTACTCCGCCATGTCCCAGCTGCGGATTCACGGTCAGCCGCCGTCGCTGATGCTCTCCTTCGAGGGGCTCGAGTCAACCGTCCTGCTCGTCGAGGAGTTCTGGAACGACCTGGCCGAGCAGGTCCCGGGCGAGCTCGTGATCGGCGTACCCGCGCGGGATGTGGTGATCGTCACCGGCTCCGGGTCGACGGCCGGCCTGGAGAAGACCCGCCGTGCGGTGGAGCGGATGTTCTTCGCCGGTGGCACCCAGTTGCTCATGCACGATCTGCTGGTGTGGCGAGCGGGCGGCTGGGTGCCGCTTCCGCGCCCGGAGGAGGAGACGACTCCGGAGATCCCGCTCCCCGATCTTGATCTTCCGGAGCCCGAGCCGGTACATACACCCGAGCCCATCGATCAACCTCGGTGAAAACGCGTTCCCGCACCTCCGGGCCGGACAGCGTCAGGTCGTGCAGGCCACCGTCGAAGCGCACCAGCGTGAGGTGGCCGCCGAGGTGCGTCGCCCACTGAGCGATGTGCTCGACATTGAGCACCGCGTCGGCCAGCCGGGCCGCCTCGTCCCAGCGCGCGCCCCGGAAGCTGCGGGCCGAGCAGGCCAGCAGGATCGGCGCGTCGACGTCCAGCCCGCGGCGCAACCGGGCCTGGGCATCCCGGATCGCGTTCAGCCAGCCGTACCGCACCGGGAAGCCGGCCAGCGGCTTCCACTCCAGGTTGTAGTTCCACTCGCCGCGGTGGTCGGCGTGGATGCTCTCACCGTAGATCTGGTTCAGGCTCTGCGGCAGCGTCCCGTAGGGGTTGCGCCGCGTCGCCCGGCACACCGCGGACAGCAGCGGCCGGCGCACCACCCAGGGCACGTTCAGGTCGAAGAACGGGCTGTTCAGGAACAGACCGTCGACCCAGCCACGGGTACGTCGTGCGTCCGCCCACAGCGAGGCGATCAGTCCACCGGTGGAGTGCGCCGCGACCAGCATCCGGTCGTGACCGTCCTCCTCGCGGATGATCCGGGCCGCCTCGTCCAGCTCGGGGAAGTACTCGTCCAGGCTGCGGCAGAAGTTCGGGGTCTGGTGCGGCAACAGGCTCCGGCCGTATTTGCGCAGGTCCAGCGCGTAGAAGTCCCATCCGCGGTCGGTGAAGAACTCGGCCAGGTGGGTCTGGAAGAAATAGTCCACGAACCCGTGCACGTAGAGCACGGCCCGGCCGTCCGAATGGTCGCTGCGGCGGCGCACCAGCGTGGCGACGACGGGTCCCTCGTCGTCCTGCCCGAGGTCGATCGTGCGGCGCTCGTAGGGCTCGCCGAGAACGTCAATCTCCACGTCAGCGACCCTACTCGCAGTCCCTCCCCGTAGCAGATCATCCGGTCGGCCGGATGGCTGTCCACAGGCGGTTCCGTCCTCCACAGGCAGCACCACTTCACGACGGTACGGCGGAAGGCTGGACCCCACACATCCGAGCAAGGGGGTCCCATGTTCGACACCTACGTCACCGTGGTCGGCAACGTGCTGACCGCACCCGAGTGGCGGGTCACCCAGAAGACGAAGACCCGAGTCGCCCACTTCAAGATCGCGTCTACGGCCCGCAGGATGGACCGTGAGACCGGCCAGTGGGTCGACGGTAACGCGCTGCGGGTCCGCGTCACGTGCTGGCGCAACCTCGCGGAGGGCGTGGCCGCATGCGTGATGACCGGCGACCCGGTCATCGTCACCGGCCGTCTCTACACGCGCGACTGGATCGACCCGGAGGGCACCCACCGCGTGCAGTACGAGCTGGAGGCCGTCGCGGTCGGTCACGACCTGTCCCGCGGCCAGGGCACGTTCAAGCGCACCCGGGCCGGCAATCTCGCCACCGGCAGCGTCGAGGACGCCACCTCCGACGCCCGGATCGGTGGCGAGACCACCGATCCGCTCACACCCGGCGACGCCGCCGACCTCGGCGACGACCCGCAGGCCGTCCCGGAGGACGACTACGACTACGAGCCGCCCTCCGCACCGCTCGGCCGGCCGGAGGACCCGCTGGCCGACGAGGACCTGGAGACCGCACTGGGGGAGCTGGACGGCGACCGGGCGCTCGCGTCCACCCGCTGACCGGCTCCGGCTCCACCGCCGGCGTTCCCCGCGACGCGGCGGTGGCCACGCCACCCACCGGCCCACGCCCGGGCAGGGCCTCGCCCCCGCCGCCGGGATTCGCGACACCCGGCAGGCATCCGGCCGGGCCGGTGGGTGGCTTCTCCCACATCCGAAGATCAGCCTCCGCCGGAGACCCCACACCCGATCGATAGGCTGCCCGCCGGAGGTGACCAGTGCTCACGACAGCAGGACCCGCCCGCCGGCGGCCCCGGTCCACGACCGCCGGCCCGGCCCTCACGGCGCGGCCCGTCAGCCCGGCTCCCCCGCCGCACAGCCGCCCCGCTCCGGCCCTCGACAACGGCAGCCGCACAACATCCCGCCCCACCCGGCGCGCGGCAGCCAACCGCGATGGTCACCCAGCAGCCGGCCGCGTCGGCCGCTCAGCGACCGGTTGGAGCGGGCGTGCGACAGCCGGCGGGAGCGGGTTTGCGGCGGGCCGCGACGGTCGCCCGGC
This genomic interval carries:
- a CDS encoding IS3 family transposase, whose protein sequence is MKQAEQPCDRDLVDLGLLSNIYEIWEASGFTYGADRVHRQLRRDGIRVGRKRVERLMAGQGWHGAFLRRGWRGGSTRQDPRHTPAPDLVNRQFTADGPNRLWVADATRIPTGEGVFWLAAVRDVFSRRIVGWKTSDRCDTDLILAALEYGIWSRDVRDGELIHHSDRGSNYTSFRFSQRLQDNGIRPSMGSVGDSYDNALMENFWSTLKIELVYRTSWRTRDEAENAIFEYIDGWYNTRRIQRELGYLSPNEYEAARHAQTEPDNLTPAPTGSR
- a CDS encoding transposase → MAAPKKYPDELRARAVRLYRESDPKPTIRRLAEQLNVHHEALRNWIRQAEADAGERHDRPTTEMAEENRRLREEVAELRRVNEILRAASSYFASELGPTRRRS
- a CDS encoding alpha/beta hydrolase, whose product is MEIDVLGEPYERRTIDLGQDDEGPVVATLVRRRSDHSDGRAVLYVHGFVDYFFQTHLAEFFTDRGWDFYALDLRKYGRSLLPHQTPNFCRSLDEYFPELDEAARIIREEDGHDRMLVAAHSTGGLIASLWADARRTRGWVDGLFLNSPFFDLNVPWVVRRPLLSAVCRATRRNPYGTLPQSLNQIYGESIHADHRGEWNYNLEWKPLAGFPVRYGWLNAIRDAQARLRRGLDVDAPILLACSARSFRGARWDEAARLADAVLNVEHIAQWATHLGGHLTLVRFDGGLHDLTLSGPEVRERVFTEVDRWARVYVPARAPEDQDRGAGSPESSPPPGAEAAPSRPLATPADRA